One segment of Thermococcus alcaliphilus DNA contains the following:
- the hypD gene encoding hydrogenase formation protein HypD, which yields MELSIFQDRELAQKILQGIKREAEKIGREVKLMHVCGTHEDTVTRSGIRSLLPENVKVMSGPGCPVCITPAEDIAAMMEIMRKAKEEGEEIILTTFGDMYKIPTAVGSFADLKSEGFDVRVVYSIYDSYKIALKEKDKLVVHFSPGFETTTAPAAGILKEVIEKGIENFKIYSVHRLTPPAVEALIKQGTVFDGLIDPGHVSTIIGVKGWEYITKEYGVPQVVAGFEPVDFLMGIFMLLRMIRKGEAKIENQYTRVVKYEGNVEAQRTIEALFDIVDAKWRALGVIPKSGLELKKEYKDYEVRTFYRVKPPELPDLEKGCICGAVLRGLALPTQCPLFGKKCTPRNPVGPCMVSYEGTCQIFYKYGALF from the coding sequence ATGGAACTTTCGATCTTTCAAGATAGAGAGTTAGCTCAGAAGATCCTCCAAGGGATAAAACGAGAGGCGGAGAAAATAGGCAGGGAAGTAAAGCTGATGCACGTTTGTGGTACTCATGAAGACACCGTGACGAGGAGCGGAATAAGGTCTCTTCTTCCCGAAAACGTTAAAGTTATGAGCGGTCCTGGATGTCCCGTCTGCATAACCCCTGCAGAGGACATTGCGGCAATGATGGAGATAATGCGCAAAGCAAAAGAAGAGGGAGAGGAGATAATCCTCACGACCTTTGGGGACATGTATAAAATCCCCACAGCAGTGGGAAGCTTTGCCGATCTGAAAAGTGAGGGATTTGATGTTAGAGTTGTTTACTCGATTTACGATTCCTATAAGATAGCACTCAAAGAGAAGGACAAGCTGGTGGTTCATTTTTCTCCGGGGTTTGAAACCACAACTGCTCCCGCTGCGGGCATACTGAAGGAGGTTATAGAGAAGGGAATAGAAAACTTCAAAATATACTCAGTTCACCGCTTAACTCCTCCAGCAGTTGAGGCGTTGATTAAACAAGGGACGGTTTTTGATGGGCTTATAGACCCTGGACACGTTTCGACAATAATCGGCGTGAAAGGATGGGAGTACATAACAAAAGAATATGGAGTTCCCCAGGTAGTTGCGGGATTTGAGCCGGTTGATTTTCTCATGGGAATATTCATGCTCTTGAGAATGATAAGAAAGGGAGAGGCAAAAATAGAAAACCAGTACACGAGGGTTGTGAAATACGAGGGCAACGTTGAGGCCCAAAGAACGATAGAGGCTCTCTTTGATATCGTTGATGCAAAGTGGAGAGCTTTGGGTGTAATACCAAAAAGTGGGTTGGAGCTCAAAAAAGAGTATAAGGATTATGAAGTAAGAACATTTTACAGGGTAAAGCCTCCAGAGCTGCCCGATCTGGAGAAGGGATGCATATGTGGGGCTGTGCTTAGAGGACTGGCGTTGCCAACACAGTGTCCCCTCTTTGGAAAGAAGTGTACTCCAAGAAACCCGGTTGGGCCATGCATGGTTTCCTATGAGGGAACGTGCCAGATATTCTACAAGTATGGGGCACTCTTTTGA
- a CDS encoding HypC/HybG/HupF family hydrogenase formation chaperone has protein sequence MCLAMPAKVVEIKDNVAIVDFGGVRREARIDFVKDVKVGDYVIVHTGFAIEKLDEKAALESLKAWEEVMKLVEE, from the coding sequence ATGTGTTTAGCAATGCCCGCTAAGGTAGTTGAAATTAAGGATAACGTTGCAATAGTTGATTTTGGCGGAGTTAGGAGAGAAGCTCGCATAGACTTTGTGAAGGACGTTAAAGTTGGTGATTACGTTATAGTTCACACGGGATTTGCCATTGAAAAATTGGATGAAAAAGCCGCCCTTGAGAGTTTGAAAGCTTGGGAAGAGGTCATGAAACTCGTGGAGGAGTGA
- the dapA gene encoding 4-hydroxy-tetrahydrodipicolinate synthase, with protein sequence MPMFEGVFVPHITPFDDEEEINEEMLRDLVHYFADAGLNGLVTLGSNGEFPYLSFEEKLRVLKIVREESPVPVIAGVAENSTKETIRLAKEAWDIGVDALLIAPPYYFKPDERELFAHYSRIAYEVEAPILLYNVPKFTTINIDLDVVEKLVEEHSNIVGIKDSSGSIGRIAELVRRVGDKINILAGTADVMYPSWMLGAHGAVVAVANVAPRLCVELYNAFLEKRYERARKLQLMINYLNEIVVKKYNQISAIKEAMRMLGFEVGYPRMPALPLDEKALEDIERALIEIGLL encoded by the coding sequence ATGCCTATGTTTGAAGGAGTTTTTGTCCCCCATATAACCCCATTTGATGATGAAGAAGAAATAAATGAAGAAATGCTGCGTGATCTCGTCCACTACTTTGCAGATGCTGGTTTAAACGGCTTAGTAACTTTGGGGAGCAATGGAGAGTTCCCTTATTTGAGCTTTGAGGAGAAGCTTAGGGTTCTTAAGATTGTGCGGGAGGAGTCTCCAGTTCCGGTTATAGCCGGCGTTGCGGAGAACTCTACCAAGGAAACTATAAGGCTTGCGAAAGAAGCTTGGGATATAGGGGTGGATGCCCTCTTAATAGCCCCACCGTACTACTTCAAGCCTGACGAGAGGGAGCTTTTCGCTCATTATTCCAGAATTGCCTACGAGGTAGAGGCTCCAATCTTGCTCTACAACGTTCCAAAGTTTACCACAATCAACATAGATCTGGATGTAGTCGAGAAGCTTGTGGAGGAGCACTCCAACATCGTTGGTATAAAGGACTCAAGCGGGTCAATAGGGAGAATAGCAGAGCTTGTAAGAAGAGTAGGAGATAAGATAAATATTCTAGCCGGAACCGCGGATGTTATGTATCCTTCGTGGATGCTGGGGGCACATGGGGCTGTCGTGGCAGTTGCAAACGTCGCTCCGAGACTTTGTGTTGAACTTTACAACGCATTTCTTGAGAAAAGGTACGAAAGGGCGAGAAAGCTCCAGCTCATGATAAACTACCTCAATGAAATTGTCGTCAAGAAATACAACCAGATAAGTGCGATAAAAGAGGCTATGAGGATGCTCGGCTTTGAAGTGGGTTACCCAAGGATGCCAGCTTTGCCCCTTGATGAAAAGGCCCTAGAAGACATAGAACGGGCTTTGATTGAGATAGGCCTCTTATGA
- a CDS encoding PfkB family carbohydrate kinase: MRCLVIGHLTHDIIVKDGRKTERIGGGAYYSSLALSKFCEVVVLTKIGKDFPIEWLEELESYGISTIIIPSEKSTTYELLYLDEENRQLKLLSKADSFTLDEIPQEKFDIILLNPVANEIPPKALELVKAKEVAVDIQGFIRTFKNGRVGLKKINGEFLKNAHVVHADVNEFQHVKNLNPDDLEVLLVSNGSESGVAYHKGEKYIYYPLKIDAKEPTGAGDVFLASFAYFYRECPFIQALKRANAFTAAFLERRTIDFPIAEAMEKAKFVKVEKLNTDEETSAR, translated from the coding sequence ATGAGATGTTTGGTGATTGGACATTTAACCCACGACATCATAGTAAAAGATGGAAGAAAAACCGAGAGAATCGGCGGCGGAGCATATTATTCATCCCTTGCACTCTCAAAGTTCTGCGAAGTTGTTGTTTTGACTAAAATCGGAAAGGACTTTCCAATTGAGTGGCTTGAAGAGCTCGAATCTTACGGAATATCAACGATAATAATTCCCTCTGAAAAAAGCACAACTTATGAACTCCTCTATCTAGACGAAGAGAACAGACAACTCAAGCTCCTCTCCAAGGCTGATTCCTTCACACTTGATGAAATCCCCCAAGAAAAGTTCGACATCATCTTGCTAAATCCCGTTGCAAATGAGATTCCTCCAAAGGCCTTAGAGCTCGTAAAAGCCAAGGAAGTTGCCGTGGATATTCAAGGGTTTATTAGAACCTTTAAAAATGGCAGGGTTGGGTTAAAAAAGATAAACGGAGAGTTTTTAAAAAATGCACATGTTGTCCATGCAGACGTCAATGAGTTCCAACACGTGAAAAACCTAAACCCGGATGATCTTGAGGTTCTTTTGGTCTCAAACGGTTCTGAAAGTGGAGTAGCTTATCATAAGGGAGAGAAGTACATCTATTACCCCCTCAAAATAGATGCAAAGGAGCCCACAGGAGCTGGAGACGTTTTCCTCGCAAGCTTTGCATATTTCTACAGGGAATGCCCCTTCATTCAAGCCCTAAAGAGAGCGAATGCCTTTACAGCAGCGTTTCTAGAGAGAAGAACCATCGACTTCCCCATTGCTGAAGCCATGGAAAAGGCTAAATTCGTAAAGGTAGAAAAATTAAACACCGATGAGGAAACGTCAGCACGCTGA